The following proteins are encoded in a genomic region of Haloarcula marina:
- a CDS encoding DNA-directed RNA polymerase subunit D: MTQDYEVEFVERGDRESLVLIRGITPAFANGIRRAMIADVPTFSIDTVRVIENTSVMFNEQIGLRLGLVPLTTDLDDFEVGDEVTLSLSVDGPNTAYSSDIVSSDPLVEPADDNVPIIDLKDGQRLEFEAEAVLDTGKEHAKHQGGVAVGYRHLQRVEVVGDKGEFEDDEPNILRGVIEEGAAEHAADPDATDGDLVPTEAFDNDLSKRYPGKEVEVTDVENAFVFHVETDGSFTTDELVLRAVDTLRDRATELKDAVQL, translated from the coding sequence ATGACACAGGACTACGAGGTTGAGTTCGTCGAACGCGGCGACCGAGAGTCGCTCGTGCTGATTCGGGGCATCACCCCGGCGTTCGCCAACGGCATCCGCCGGGCGATGATCGCCGACGTGCCCACGTTCAGCATCGACACGGTTCGGGTCATCGAGAACACCAGCGTCATGTTCAACGAGCAGATCGGCCTCCGACTGGGGCTGGTCCCGCTCACGACCGACCTCGACGACTTCGAGGTCGGCGACGAAGTGACGCTGTCGCTGTCTGTCGACGGCCCGAACACGGCCTACTCAAGCGACATCGTCTCCAGCGACCCGCTGGTCGAACCCGCCGACGACAACGTCCCCATCATCGACCTGAAAGACGGCCAGCGCCTCGAATTCGAGGCCGAGGCCGTCCTCGACACCGGCAAGGAACACGCCAAACATCAGGGCGGCGTGGCCGTCGGTTACCGACACCTTCAGCGTGTCGAGGTCGTCGGGGACAAAGGCGAGTTCGAAGACGACGAGCCGAACATCCTCCGTGGCGTCATCGAGGAGGGCGCGGCCGAACACGCCGCCGACCCCGACGCGACGGACGGGGACCTCGTCCCGACCGAGGCGTTCGACAACGACCTCAGCAAGCGCTACCCCGGAAAAGAGGTCGAAGTGACCGACGTCGAGAACGCCTTCGTGTTCCACGTCGAGACCGACGGCTCGTTCACCACGGACGAACTGGTCCTGCGCGCGGTCGACACGCTGCGTGACCGCGCGACCGAACTGAAAGACGCAGTCCAACTGTAA
- a CDS encoding triphosphoribosyl-dephospho-CoA synthase, producing the protein MVRTRGGPVSRRSIAQNAELALLLEVTGTPKPGNVDRERDFDDLRFEHFMAGAVGARPGFELAEAGEPVGHAFERAVAGMADQSAGNTQFGALLVLTPLVAAASGGDLTPEGAAEVARATTVDDAADFYRAFEHVEVAVDDPPAGMEPLDVRRGADAVPTLEDRGLTLYDVMDGSTDADGLAVEWTTGFRRVFDAADGILDDDGPVSDRAARAFIELLAEEVDTFVLTRNGPDAAAEVKRRARAVLDGEEDATELAEELVARDINPGTTADLVAGALFVALERGLVV; encoded by the coding sequence GTGGTTCGGACGAGAGGTGGCCCAGTGAGCCGTCGCTCTATCGCGCAGAACGCCGAACTCGCCCTCCTGTTGGAGGTGACCGGGACGCCGAAACCGGGCAACGTCGACCGCGAGCGAGACTTCGACGACCTGCGATTCGAGCACTTCATGGCTGGCGCGGTCGGTGCGCGACCGGGCTTCGAACTCGCCGAGGCCGGAGAGCCAGTGGGCCACGCCTTCGAGCGAGCGGTCGCCGGGATGGCCGACCAGTCGGCGGGCAACACCCAGTTCGGGGCGCTGCTGGTGCTGACGCCGTTGGTCGCCGCGGCCAGCGGCGGCGACCTGACGCCGGAGGGGGCCGCCGAGGTGGCCCGAGCGACCACCGTCGACGACGCCGCGGACTTCTATCGCGCGTTCGAACACGTCGAGGTGGCCGTCGACGACCCGCCCGCGGGGATGGAACCCCTTGACGTGCGCCGCGGGGCAGACGCGGTACCGACGCTCGAAGACCGCGGGCTGACGCTGTACGACGTGATGGACGGGAGCACGGACGCCGACGGACTCGCCGTCGAGTGGACCACGGGGTTCCGTCGGGTCTTCGACGCCGCCGACGGGATTCTCGACGACGACGGCCCTGTCTCGGACCGCGCCGCCCGCGCGTTCATCGAACTGCTGGCCGAGGAGGTGGACACGTTCGTACTCACGCGAAACGGCCCCGACGCCGCCGCTGAAGTCAAACGACGCGCACGCGCCGTCTTGGACGGCGAGGAGGACGCGACGGAACTGGCCGAGGAACTGGTCGCGCGTGACATCAACCCCGGCACGACGGCCGACCTCGTCGCCGGGGCGCTGTTCGTCGCCCTCGAACGGGGGCTGGTCGTCTGA
- a CDS encoding 30S ribosomal protein S13, producing MSAEDPNAGEDADAEEEDIRYFVRIGQTDLDGTKSVERALTELNGIGHRAARIIAQQAGVDRRAVFGKLDDDVIDTVVEHVESFADEVPEWMTNHQKDYFTGESSHETGNDLQLTRRQDINRMKMIDSYRGVRHKRGQKVRGQRTKSTGRTEGTIGVNVEAIKEEQAEAAEEGDE from the coding sequence ATGAGTGCAGAAGACCCCAACGCGGGCGAGGACGCGGATGCAGAGGAGGAGGACATCCGCTATTTCGTCCGTATCGGACAGACAGACCTCGACGGGACGAAGTCCGTCGAACGAGCACTGACAGAACTGAACGGCATCGGCCACCGCGCCGCCCGCATCATCGCCCAGCAGGCTGGTGTGGACCGCCGCGCGGTCTTCGGGAAACTCGACGACGACGTCATCGACACCGTCGTCGAACACGTCGAGAGCTTCGCCGACGAGGTTCCCGAGTGGATGACCAATCACCAGAAGGACTACTTCACCGGTGAGTCCTCCCACGAGACGGGCAACGACCTCCAGCTCACCCGTCGGCAGGACATCAACCGCATGAAGATGATCGACTCGTACCGCGGCGTCCGCCACAAGCGCGGGCAGAAGGTCCGCGGTCAGCGCACGAAGTCCACCGGTCGTACCGAGGGGACCATCGGCGTCAACGTCGAGGCGATCAAAGAAGAGCAGGCCGAAGCTGCCGAGGAGGGTGACGAATAA
- a CDS encoding protein-tyrosine phosphatase family protein, with product MRTVNAHRFAPAAPDEEYVYGACTPGWHTAADHETAIDDWIAAMCEASIERVCCLLPGRQLDRSGANLDRYRTAFGESNVRHAPVPDHHLVPESRLHGEILPFLADARDAEEPVVVHCLAGIGRTGQVLAAWLIYNRDYGPDEAIETVRDVGRAPADPVDCGNATEQELFDLLSSVARL from the coding sequence ATGCGCACCGTGAACGCACACCGGTTTGCACCGGCCGCACCAGACGAGGAGTACGTCTATGGTGCCTGTACGCCGGGCTGGCACACCGCTGCCGACCACGAGACGGCTATCGACGACTGGATAGCCGCGATGTGCGAGGCGAGTATCGAACGCGTTTGCTGTCTCCTGCCGGGTCGGCAACTGGACCGGAGCGGCGCGAACCTCGACCGCTACCGAACCGCGTTCGGCGAATCGAACGTTCGCCACGCCCCGGTTCCCGACCACCACCTCGTCCCCGAGTCCCGCCTCCACGGCGAGATACTGCCGTTCCTCGCCGACGCGCGAGACGCGGAAGAACCGGTCGTCGTCCACTGTCTGGCCGGAATCGGTCGAACCGGACAGGTGCTCGCGGCGTGGCTCATCTACAACCGCGACTACGGCCCGGACGAGGCTATCGAGACAGTCCGGGACGTGGGCCGCGCCCCGGCGGACCCCGTCGACTGTGGGAACGCCACGGAGCAAGAGCTATTCGACCTGCTCAGTTCGGTCGCTCGACTGTGA
- a CDS encoding universal stress protein, with protein MYHRILVPTDGSESMRGVVAHAIELATVHGAEIHGLYVVDTGRYATLPVETTWDGVTEMLREEGEQSLESIERMAADADIPVETAIVEGGPSNEIVEYAREHDCDTIVMGTHGRGGIDRLLLGSVAERVVRTSPVPVVTMPVSDVPLEPPEGEPQTRLPN; from the coding sequence ATGTACCACCGGATACTGGTACCCACAGACGGGTCCGAGAGCATGCGTGGCGTCGTGGCTCACGCCATCGAACTCGCGACGGTCCACGGGGCCGAGATACACGGCCTCTACGTCGTCGATACCGGACGGTACGCCACGCTCCCCGTCGAGACGACGTGGGACGGCGTCACCGAGATGCTCCGCGAGGAGGGCGAACAGTCGCTGGAGAGCATCGAACGGATGGCCGCGGACGCGGACATCCCCGTCGAGACGGCCATCGTCGAAGGGGGACCGAGCAACGAGATAGTCGAGTACGCTCGCGAGCACGACTGCGACACCATCGTCATGGGCACCCACGGCCGGGGCGGCATCGACCGTCTGTTGCTCGGGAGCGTCGCCGAACGCGTCGTCAGAACGTCGCCCGTTCCCGTCGTGACGATGCCCGTCAGCGACGTGCCCCTCGAACCACCCGAGGGCGAACCGCAGACCCGCCTGCCGAACTAG
- a CDS encoding HD domain-containing protein — translation MTTIKDSVHDHIAVEGVAEALLETPPVQRLRHVKQLGTVTMVYPSANHTRFEHSLGVYHLANRALSHLGIEGQQAERVRAAALLHDVGHSPYSHNVEEVVYRETGKYHDDVHELLDTGEVARVLTDHGLNTDRVADMVAGDGELGQLVSGELDVDRMDYLVRDAHHTGVPYGTIDTERLVRELRFVDGELVLDEGNVQTAESLLLARALMNPTVYQHHVARIAKSMLRRGTERLLAATNFTASDLRRWDDSDLLVRLRQCDETDQFARRLTRRDLFKRAVWAEWTAVPDELLEADHRDVRAMEYSIADAAGVDADAIILDIPSEPSMTESSSRVLVNGEVRRLGEQSTLVNAIRAAQRDQWRLGVYAPESKREQVGDAAIRELGLDLDGARVREVRPGVHATLDEFN, via the coding sequence ATGACCACGATAAAGGACAGCGTCCACGACCACATCGCGGTCGAAGGCGTGGCCGAGGCGCTGTTGGAGACGCCCCCCGTCCAGCGTCTCCGTCACGTGAAGCAGTTGGGGACGGTGACGATGGTGTATCCCTCCGCCAACCACACCCGCTTCGAGCACTCGCTGGGCGTCTACCACCTCGCCAACCGGGCGCTGTCCCACCTCGGTATCGAGGGTCAGCAAGCCGAACGCGTCCGCGCCGCGGCCCTCCTCCACGACGTGGGCCACTCCCCGTATAGCCACAACGTCGAGGAAGTCGTCTACCGCGAGACGGGGAAGTACCACGACGACGTACACGAACTGCTCGACACCGGCGAGGTGGCCCGCGTCCTGACCGACCACGGCCTCAACACCGACAGGGTCGCCGACATGGTCGCGGGCGACGGCGAACTCGGCCAACTCGTCTCCGGCGAACTCGACGTGGACCGGATGGACTATCTGGTGCGCGACGCCCACCACACCGGCGTTCCGTACGGCACTATCGACACCGAACGACTGGTCCGGGAACTGCGCTTCGTCGACGGCGAACTCGTCCTGGACGAGGGCAACGTCCAGACCGCCGAGTCTCTCCTCCTCGCACGCGCGCTGATGAATCCGACCGTCTATCAGCACCACGTCGCCCGCATCGCGAAGTCCATGCTCCGGCGCGGGACCGAGCGATTGCTGGCGGCGACGAACTTCACCGCATCGGACCTGCGGCGCTGGGACGACAGCGACCTCCTCGTTCGGTTGCGCCAGTGCGACGAGACCGACCAGTTCGCGCGGCGACTCACCCGACGCGACCTGTTCAAGCGGGCCGTCTGGGCCGAGTGGACCGCCGTCCCCGACGAGTTGCTGGAAGCGGACCACCGCGACGTGCGGGCGATGGAGTACAGCATCGCCGATGCCGCGGGCGTCGACGCCGACGCCATCATCCTCGACATCCCCTCGGAACCGAGCATGACCGAATCGAGCAGTCGCGTCCTCGTCAACGGCGAGGTGCGCCGCCTCGGCGAGCAGTCGACCCTCGTCAACGCCATCCGCGCCGCCCAACGGGACCAGTGGCGTCTCGGTGTCTACGCTCCCGAATCGAAGCGCGAGCAAGTCGGCGACGCCGCCATCCGCGAACTCGGTCTCGACCTCGACGGCGCTCGGGTGCGCGAGGTACGCCCCGGCGTCCACGCGACCCTCGATGAATTTAACTGA
- a CDS encoding tRNA-dihydrouridine synthase has translation MFEPRLALASLSGEADADWARAAADHAGCAFLGGIALDDATRAAAREMVTGRDRSEFLPEDPVAFVDAQLAALADAPLRPAFNVRSATLGPLERAATVCERHDAIIEVNAHCRQAEMCAAGAGESLLRHPDRLAEQVRTAADTGADVSVKVRAELDGVDLSAVARRIEDAGAAVIHVDAMDSEAVVGAVADATDCLVVANNGVRDRQTATEYFEYGADAVSVGRPSDDPTILRTVRTAADEWFGREVAQ, from the coding sequence ATGTTCGAACCGCGCCTCGCGCTGGCGAGTCTCAGCGGCGAGGCAGACGCCGACTGGGCGCGCGCTGCGGCCGACCACGCCGGATGTGCCTTCCTCGGCGGCATCGCCCTCGACGACGCTACGCGGGCGGCCGCACGCGAGATGGTCACCGGGCGGGACCGCTCGGAGTTCCTCCCAGAGGACCCCGTCGCGTTCGTCGACGCCCAGTTGGCGGCGCTCGCGGACGCACCGCTCCGCCCGGCGTTCAACGTCCGGAGCGCCACGCTCGGCCCTCTCGAACGGGCGGCAACGGTCTGCGAGCGACACGACGCGATTATCGAAGTCAATGCCCACTGTCGACAGGCGGAGATGTGCGCGGCGGGCGCGGGCGAGTCGCTGCTCCGGCATCCCGACAGACTGGCCGAACAGGTTCGTACGGCCGCCGACACCGGTGCTGACGTTTCGGTGAAGGTCCGGGCCGAACTCGACGGCGTCGACCTCTCGGCCGTCGCCCGACGTATCGAAGACGCGGGGGCCGCGGTCATACACGTCGACGCGATGGACTCCGAGGCCGTGGTCGGTGCGGTGGCCGACGCGACCGACTGCTTAGTCGTCGCCAACAACGGCGTCCGTGACCGGCAGACTGCGACCGAGTACTTCGAGTACGGGGCCGACGCCGTGAGCGTCGGGCGGCCGAGCGACGACCCCACAATTCTCCGGACGGTTCGGACGGCCGCCGACGAGTGGTTCGGACGAGAGGTGGCCCAGTGA
- a CDS encoding 30S ribosomal protein S4: MALGSNTKFYETPNHPFQGERIADESNLLGRYGLKNKEELWRAQSELRGYRREARKLLGQTADTDEADEFLARLKRYGILSEQDTLDDVLSLDVTDVLERRLQTVAYRKGYANTPEQARQFIVHGHIVLDGQRVTRPSMKVDVAVEDTVGFDENSSLSDELHPERAEAQE, encoded by the coding sequence ATGGCGCTCGGCTCCAACACGAAGTTCTACGAGACGCCGAACCACCCGTTCCAGGGCGAGCGAATCGCCGACGAGAGCAATCTCCTCGGCCGCTACGGCCTGAAGAACAAGGAGGAGCTCTGGCGCGCCCAGTCCGAGCTTCGTGGCTACCGCCGCGAGGCCCGGAAACTGCTCGGCCAGACCGCCGACACGGACGAGGCCGACGAGTTCCTCGCCCGCCTCAAGCGCTACGGCATCCTGAGCGAACAGGACACGCTCGACGACGTGCTGTCGCTCGACGTGACCGACGTGCTCGAACGCCGACTCCAGACCGTCGCCTACCGCAAGGGCTACGCGAACACGCCCGAGCAGGCGCGACAGTTCATCGTCCACGGCCACATCGTGCTGGACGGCCAGCGCGTCACGCGCCCGTCGATGAAAGTCGACGTCGCCGTCGAGGACACGGTCGGCTTCGACGAGAACAGCTCCCTTTCGGACGAACTGCATCCTGAGCGCGCGGAGGCCCAAGAATGA
- the cofD gene encoding 2-phospho-L-lactate transferase, whose product MVTFLAGGTGTPKLLAGADDVFDPAATTVVANTGDDVELGGHLVCPDLDTVLFLDGGELDRETWWGIADDTAATHDELHRLADAAALEPGPRYLPANRQTTGRDIARWRRFSGVAEFMHIGDRDRAVHVTRTSLLDEGHTLTEVTRTLADAFGLDRTLLPMSDDPVATIVHTPQGQMHFQEWWVGRNGDPDVEDVEFRGSELATTTEAVRDALDAPVVLGPSNPVTSLGPMLAVEGIRDALENTPVVAVSPFVEDEVFSGPAADLMDGVGREPSTAGMAEGYPFADAFVLDTEDGTELDRPVVRTDTTLDDEADADRVARAVADALDEVA is encoded by the coding sequence ATGGTGACGTTCCTTGCCGGCGGGACGGGGACGCCGAAACTCCTCGCCGGTGCCGACGACGTGTTCGACCCCGCGGCGACGACGGTGGTCGCCAACACCGGCGACGACGTGGAACTGGGCGGCCACCTCGTCTGCCCGGACCTCGATACGGTGCTGTTTCTCGACGGCGGCGAACTCGACCGGGAGACGTGGTGGGGCATCGCCGACGACACGGCGGCGACCCACGACGAACTCCACCGCCTCGCAGACGCGGCGGCCCTCGAACCCGGCCCGCGATACCTCCCCGCCAACCGCCAGACGACCGGCCGAGACATCGCTCGGTGGCGGCGCTTCTCGGGCGTCGCGGAGTTCATGCACATCGGCGACCGCGACCGCGCGGTCCACGTCACGCGGACCTCGCTGTTGGACGAGGGGCACACGCTGACCGAGGTGACTCGGACCCTCGCCGACGCGTTCGGCCTCGACCGGACGCTGTTGCCGATGAGCGACGACCCCGTCGCCACTATCGTCCACACGCCGCAGGGACAGATGCACTTTCAGGAGTGGTGGGTCGGGCGAAACGGCGACCCCGACGTCGAAGACGTGGAGTTCCGCGGGAGCGAGTTGGCGACGACGACGGAGGCCGTCCGCGACGCGCTCGACGCCCCCGTCGTCCTCGGCCCCTCGAACCCCGTCACGTCGCTCGGGCCGATGCTCGCCGTCGAGGGCATCCGAGACGCACTCGAGAACACGCCCGTCGTCGCCGTCTCGCCGTTCGTCGAGGACGAGGTGTTCTCCGGCCCGGCCGCGGACCTGATGGATGGCGTCGGCCGTGAGCCGAGTACGGCGGGTATGGCCGAGGGCTACCCGTTCGCAGACGCGTTCGTCCTCGATACCGAGGACGGGACCGAACTGGACCGCCCAGTCGTCCGAACCGACACGACGCTGGACGACGAGGCGGACGCGGACCGCGTGGCCCGCGCCGTCGCGGACGCCCTCGACGAGGTGGCCTGA
- a CDS encoding Mrp/NBP35 family ATP-binding protein: MNEDDVRERLRTVEDPDLGDDIVSLGLVNSIEMADGEIHVDLALGAPYSPTETDIANEVREALSDLDREIALSASVDRGVSEEEDPLPNVKNVIAVASGKGGVGKSTIAVNLAAGLSRLGARVGLFDADVYGPNVPRMLDADESPQATEDEQIIPVEKYGMKLMSMDFLVGKDDPVIFRGPMVDNVLTQLWNDVRWGTLDYMVVDLPPGTGDTQLTMLQRVPVSGAVIVTTPQEVALDDARKGLRMFGRHETPVLGIVENMSTFVCPDCGGDHDIFGSGGGREFADETDMPFLGEVPLDPGVREGGDSGQPLVLDEDDETGDAFRNIAGRAANMQGIVHRRRQSERQSGQAEQ, translated from the coding sequence ATGAACGAGGACGACGTTCGTGAGCGACTCCGGACCGTCGAGGACCCGGACCTCGGGGACGACATCGTGTCGCTGGGGCTGGTAAACAGCATCGAGATGGCGGACGGCGAGATTCACGTCGACCTCGCCCTCGGTGCCCCCTACTCGCCGACAGAAACAGACATCGCCAACGAGGTGCGCGAGGCGCTCTCGGACCTCGACCGCGAGATAGCGCTCTCGGCCAGCGTCGACCGCGGCGTCTCCGAGGAAGAGGACCCGCTCCCGAACGTCAAGAACGTCATCGCCGTCGCCTCGGGGAAGGGCGGCGTCGGGAAGTCGACCATCGCCGTCAACCTCGCCGCTGGACTATCTCGTCTGGGCGCACGCGTGGGACTGTTCGACGCCGACGTGTACGGCCCGAACGTCCCGCGGATGCTGGACGCCGACGAGTCTCCGCAGGCCACCGAGGACGAGCAGATAATCCCCGTCGAGAAGTACGGGATGAAACTGATGAGCATGGACTTCCTCGTCGGCAAGGACGACCCGGTCATCTTCCGCGGCCCGATGGTCGACAACGTCCTCACGCAGTTGTGGAACGACGTTCGCTGGGGCACCCTCGATTACATGGTGGTCGACCTGCCGCCGGGGACCGGCGACACGCAATTGACGATGCTCCAACGCGTGCCCGTTTCGGGGGCCGTCATCGTCACGACACCGCAGGAAGTCGCGCTGGACGACGCCCGGAAGGGCCTGCGGATGTTCGGTCGTCACGAGACGCCCGTGCTGGGCATCGTCGAGAACATGTCGACGTTCGTCTGCCCGGACTGCGGCGGGGACCACGACATCTTCGGGAGCGGCGGCGGCCGCGAGTTCGCCGACGAGACGGACATGCCGTTCCTCGGCGAGGTTCCGCTGGACCCCGGCGTGCGCGAGGGCGGCGACAGCGGGCAGCCACTCGTCTTGGACGAGGACGACGAGACGGGCGACGCGTTCCGGAACATCGCCGGACGAGCGGCCAACATGCAGGGCATCGTCCACCGGCGGCGACAGTCCGAACGGCAGTCGGGGCAGGCCGAGCAGTAG
- a CDS encoding amidohydrolase family protein codes for MIVEGTILRGRAFEPIEGRVVVENGEIAAVEEDSVDSDAIVCPAFVNAHTHIGDSIAKEAGEGLTLEELVAPPDGLKHRLLREADREELVAAMVRSLSFMKRSGTGTFVEFREGGVEGVRAIRAALADSPLQSVVLGRETTDAMEIADGFGASGANDAEFQQERRATRDARKLFGIHAGEVDSSDINPALDLDPDFLVHMVHAESLHFERVEDSEIPVAVCPRSNLVTGVGRPPVEELMKRTTVALGTDNVFLNSPSMFREMEFTAKLYDISARDVLRMATVNGAELAGLDCGLVEEGRPARLLVLDGDSDNLAGAKNAIRAVVRRAGTDDVEQVILP; via the coding sequence ATGATTGTCGAGGGCACGATTCTGCGCGGACGCGCGTTCGAACCCATCGAAGGCCGGGTCGTCGTCGAGAACGGCGAGATTGCCGCCGTCGAGGAAGACAGCGTCGACAGCGACGCCATCGTCTGTCCCGCGTTCGTCAACGCCCACACCCACATCGGCGACTCCATCGCCAAAGAGGCCGGAGAGGGCCTCACGCTCGAAGAACTGGTCGCACCGCCGGACGGCTTGAAACATCGCCTCCTCCGCGAAGCGGACCGCGAGGAACTCGTCGCGGCGATGGTGCGGTCGCTGTCGTTCATGAAGCGCTCGGGCACCGGGACGTTCGTCGAGTTCCGCGAAGGCGGCGTCGAAGGCGTGCGCGCCATCCGCGCGGCCCTCGCCGATTCCCCGCTTCAGAGCGTCGTCCTGGGCCGCGAGACGACCGACGCGATGGAGATAGCCGACGGCTTCGGCGCGAGCGGAGCCAACGACGCCGAGTTCCAGCAGGAGCGACGGGCCACCCGCGACGCCCGCAAACTGTTCGGCATCCACGCCGGGGAAGTCGACAGTTCCGACATCAACCCCGCCTTGGACCTCGACCCCGACTTTCTGGTCCACATGGTCCACGCCGAATCGCTCCACTTCGAACGCGTCGAGGACAGCGAGATACCGGTCGCCGTGTGCCCCCGTTCGAACCTCGTCACCGGCGTCGGCCGCCCTCCCGTCGAGGAACTGATGAAACGTACCACGGTCGCTCTCGGCACGGACAACGTCTTCCTGAACAGCCCCTCCATGTTCCGCGAGATGGAGTTCACCGCGAAACTGTACGACATCTCGGCCCGCGACGTGCTCCGGATGGCGACGGTCAACGGGGCCGAACTCGCCGGTCTCGACTGCGGCCTCGTCGAAGAAGGTCGCCCCGCCCGACTCCTCGTCCTCGACGGCGACTCCGACAACCTCGCGGGCGCGAAAAACGCCATCCGGGCCGTCGTCCGCCGGGCGGGGACTGACGACGTGGAACAGGTCATCCTCCCCTGA
- a CDS encoding DUF447 domain-containing protein, translated as MSEVGWPVELAGVTESVVTTHGPNDRWNVAALGLHEPEGGGPATATTWGRTRTWRNFDAGREAYVQFTRDPVDFANAALSVWEVDDPVLHSVDAWVEVRADRLADGRESETQWVEWGLYPESVGVERRVVPTTNRGHAAVVEATVAASRLDVDAYDRETLLDRLAYFESVVDTAGSDRERTAFERIRELVDAEW; from the coding sequence ATGAGCGAGGTCGGATGGCCGGTCGAACTCGCGGGCGTCACCGAGTCGGTAGTGACGACGCACGGGCCGAACGACCGCTGGAACGTCGCGGCGCTCGGTCTACACGAACCGGAGGGCGGTGGTCCTGCCACGGCGACGACGTGGGGCCGCACCCGGACGTGGCGCAATTTCGACGCGGGTCGCGAGGCGTACGTCCAGTTCACGCGAGACCCGGTGGACTTCGCGAACGCGGCCCTGTCGGTGTGGGAGGTGGACGACCCCGTTCTCCACAGCGTCGACGCGTGGGTCGAAGTCCGCGCCGACCGACTCGCCGACGGCAGGGAGAGCGAGACGCAGTGGGTCGAGTGGGGTCTCTACCCGGAGAGTGTCGGCGTCGAGCGACGCGTCGTCCCGACGACGAACCGGGGTCACGCCGCCGTGGTCGAAGCCACCGTCGCGGCCTCGCGGCTAGACGTGGACGCTTACGACCGCGAGACGCTACTGGACCGACTCGCGTACTTCGAGTCGGTCGTCGACACGGCCGGGAGCGACCGCGAACGGACGGCCTTCGAGCGGATTCGCGAACTCGTCGACGCGGAGTGGTGA
- a CDS encoding 30S ribosomal protein S11 — protein sequence MSESQNDGIWGVAHVYASFNNTIITITDQTGAETLAKSSGGTVVKQNRDEASPYAAMQMAEVVAEKALDRGVEGVDVRVRGPGGNQQTSPGPGAQATIRALARAGLEIGRIEDVTPTPHDGTRAPKNSGF from the coding sequence ATGAGCGAATCACAGAACGACGGCATCTGGGGCGTCGCCCACGTCTACGCATCGTTCAACAACACCATCATCACCATCACGGACCAGACCGGCGCGGAGACGCTCGCAAAGAGCTCCGGCGGGACGGTCGTGAAGCAGAACCGCGACGAGGCGTCCCCCTACGCCGCCATGCAGATGGCAGAAGTCGTCGCCGAGAAGGCCCTCGACCGCGGCGTCGAGGGCGTCGACGTCCGCGTCCGCGGACCCGGTGGGAACCAGCAGACCTCCCCCGGGCCGGGCGCGCAGGCGACCATCCGAGCGCTGGCCCGTGCCGGCCTCGAAATCGGTCGCATCGAGGACGTCACGCCGACGCCGCACGACGGCACTCGCGCACCCAAAAACTCCGGATTCTAA
- a CDS encoding 30S ribosomal protein S17e — MAIKPAYVKKTGTLLMERYPNAFGADFEHNKDVVEEVTNIESKGVRNRIAGYVTRKYNNPVEA, encoded by the coding sequence ATGGCAATCAAGCCCGCCTACGTCAAGAAGACTGGGACACTGCTGATGGAGCGATACCCGAACGCCTTCGGTGCCGACTTCGAACACAACAAGGACGTCGTCGAGGAAGTCACCAACATCGAGTCAAAGGGCGTGCGCAACCGCATCGCCGGCTACGTCACGCGCAAGTACAACAACCCCGTCGAAGCGTAA